One window from the genome of Cricetulus griseus strain 17A/GY chromosome 2, alternate assembly CriGri-PICRH-1.0, whole genome shotgun sequence encodes:
- the Sstr3 gene encoding somatostatin receptor type 3 — MASAAYASSVPTTLDPGNTSSAWPLDASLGNASAGTSLAGLAVSGILISLVYLVVCVVGLLGNSLVICVVLRHTASPSVTSVYILNLALADELFMLGLPFLAAQNALSYWPFGSLMCRLVMAVDGINQFTSIFCLTVMSVDRYLAVVHPTRSARWRTAPVARTVSAAVWVASAVVVLPVVVFSGVPRGMSTCHMQWPEPAAAWRAAFIIYTAALGFFGPLLIICLCYLLIVVKVRSATRRVRAPSCQWVQASSCQRRRRSERRVTRMVVAVVALFVLCWMPFYLLNIINVVCPLPEEPAFFGLYFLVVALPYANSCANPILYGFLSYRFKQGFRRILLRPSRRVRSQEPGSGPPEKTEEEEEEEEEERREEEERRSRRKEMNGRAGQIAQPGTSGQEPSTGTAKEQQFLPQEATAGDKPGTLSHL, encoded by the coding sequence ATGGCCTCTGCTGCCTACGCTTCATCGGTGCCCACAACCTTGGACCCTGGGAACACATCCTCAGCCTGGCCCCTGGATGCTAGCCTGGGCAATGCATCTGCTGGCACTAGCCTGGCAGGCCTGGCTGTGAGTGGCATCTTGATCTCTCTGGTATACCTGGTGGTGTGCGTGGTGGGTCTGCTGGGCAACTCACTGGTGATCTGTGTGGTACTGCGGCACACAGCCAGTCCATCAGTGACCAGTGTCTATATCCTCAACCTGGCACTGGCTGATGAGCTCTTCATGCTAGGGCTACCCTTCCTGGCTGCTCAGAATGCCCTGTCCTACTGGCCCTTCGGCTCTCTCATGTGCCGTCTGGTCATGGCCGTGGATGGCATCAACCAGTTCACCAGCATCTTCTGCCTCACCGTCATGAGTGTGGACCGCTACCTGGCCGTTGTGCACCCCACACGCTCTGCCCGCTGGCGCACGGCACCTGTGGCCCGCACAGTCAGTGCAGCTGTCTGGGTGGCCTCGGCTGTGGTGGTACTGCCCGTGGTTGTCTTCTCAGGAGTACCCCGGGGCATGAGCACGTGCCACATGCAGTGGCCAGAGCCAGCGGCTGCTTGGCGAGCAGCCTTCATCATCTATACAGCTGCACTGGGCTTCTTTGGGCCCCTGCTGATCATCTGCTTATGCTACCTGCTCATTGTGGTGAAGGTGCGGTCGGCCACACGGCGTGTACGGGCACCGTCCTGCCAGTGGGTACAGGCATCTTCATGCCAGCGGCGGCGGCGTTCTGAGCGCAGAGTCACGCGCATGGTGGTGGCCGTGGTGGCGCTCTTCGTCCTCTGCTGGATGCCCTTCTATTTGCTCAACATCATTAATGTGGTGTGCCCGCTGCCCGAGGAGCCCGCCTTCTTTGGCCTCTACTTCCTGGTGGTGGCACTGCCCTACGCCAACAGCTGTGCCAATCCCATCCTCTACGGCTTCCTCTCCTACCGCTTCAAGCAGGGCTTCCGCAGGATCCTGCTGAGACCATCGCGTCGTGTACGGAGCCAGGAGCCAGGGTctggtcctccagagaagacggaggaggaggaggaggaagaggaagaagagagacggGAAGAGGAAGAGCGAAGGTCTCGGAGGAAGGAGATGAATGGAAGGGCCGGTCAGATTGCACAGCCTGGCACCAGTGGACAGGAGCCCAGCACAGGGACTGCCAAGGAGCAGCAGTTTCTACCCCAGGAGGCCACAGCTGGGGACAAGCCTGGCACCCTGAGCCACCTGTAA